One Defluviimonas aquaemixtae DNA segment encodes these proteins:
- a CDS encoding acyl-CoA dehydrogenase — MNVNLKPKDAPDLARFDWEDAFRLEDQLSEEERMLRDGARAYAQEKLQPRVIEAYREEKTDPDIFREMGEMGLLGVTIPEEYGGLGSNYVSYGLVAREVERVDSGYRSMMSVQSSLVMYPIYAYGSEEQRRKYLPKLATGEFIGCFGLTEPDAGSDPAGMKTRATKTANGYVLNGSKMWISNSPIADVFVVWAKSDAHGGKIRGFVIDKGMKGLTAPKIGGKLSLRASITGEIVMKDVEVGEEALLPNVEGLKGPFGCLNRARYGISWGVLGAADFCWHAARQYGLDRKQFNRPLAQTQLYQKKLADMMTEISLGLQASLRVGRLMDEAKAAPEMISLVKRNNCGKALDIARMARDMHGGNGIQEEFQVMRHAMNLETVNTYEGTHDVHALILGRAITGLQAFF, encoded by the coding sequence ATGAACGTGAACCTGAAGCCGAAAGACGCCCCCGACCTTGCCCGCTTCGACTGGGAAGACGCCTTCCGCCTCGAAGACCAGCTTTCCGAAGAGGAGCGGATGCTGCGCGATGGCGCCCGGGCCTATGCGCAGGAAAAGCTCCAGCCCCGCGTGATCGAGGCCTATCGCGAGGAGAAGACGGACCCCGACATCTTCCGCGAGATGGGCGAGATGGGCCTTCTCGGCGTCACGATCCCCGAGGAATATGGCGGGCTAGGGTCAAACTACGTTTCCTACGGCCTCGTCGCACGCGAGGTGGAGCGGGTCGACTCGGGCTACCGCTCGATGATGTCCGTGCAGTCCTCGCTGGTGATGTACCCGATCTATGCCTACGGGTCCGAGGAGCAGCGCAGGAAGTACCTGCCGAAGCTCGCAACCGGCGAATTCATCGGCTGCTTCGGCCTCACCGAACCCGATGCCGGCTCCGACCCCGCCGGCATGAAGACCCGCGCGACGAAGACTGCGAACGGCTACGTCTTGAACGGGTCCAAGATGTGGATTTCCAACTCGCCGATCGCCGATGTCTTCGTCGTCTGGGCCAAGTCCGACGCCCACGGCGGCAAGATCCGCGGTTTCGTCATTGATAAGGGTATGAAAGGCCTCACGGCGCCGAAGATCGGCGGTAAGCTGAGCTTGCGCGCCTCGATCACCGGCGAGATCGTGATGAAGGATGTCGAGGTCGGCGAGGAGGCACTTCTACCCAATGTCGAAGGACTGAAAGGCCCCTTCGGCTGCCTCAACCGGGCGCGCTACGGGATCAGCTGGGGTGTCCTCGGCGCGGCCGATTTCTGCTGGCACGCGGCGCGGCAATACGGGCTCGACCGCAAGCAGTTCAACCGGCCGCTCGCCCAGACACAGCTCTACCAGAAGAAGCTCGCCGACATGATGACGGAAATCTCGCTCGGCCTTCAGGCGTCCTTGCGCGTCGGACGCCTGATGGACGAGGCCAAGGCCGCACCCGAGATGATCTCCCTCGTCAAGCGCAACAATTGCGGCAAGGCGCTCGACATCGCCCGGATGGCGCGCGACATGCATGGCGGCAACGGCATTCAGGAGGAGTTTCAGGTCATGCGGCACGCGATGAACCTCGAGACCGTCAACACCTATGAGGGCACGCACGACGTCCACGCGCTCATCCTCGGGCGGGCGATCACGGGCTTGCAGGCCTTCTTCTGA
- a CDS encoding pyridoxal phosphate-dependent aminotransferase: protein MPDPFRRSTRIDAVELSEILKISELAEALKRVGRDIITLGTGEPDFPTPPHVIEAAHQAARRGETVYTLTAGTIELREAIADGCQRENGYRPEIGEIIVSTGAKQVLYNAFAATLDPGDEVLIVAPYWTSYPDIVTVCGGKPVVLPTTAETGFRITPDQLRAAIRPKTRWLLLNSPSNPSGSVYSETDFAALADVLRVAPQVGIMVDEIYQHISYVPFRSFRAVAPDLADHTLIVNGVSKSYAMTGWRIGWGIGPKRLASAMLAVQSQITSGASSVSQAAAAAALNGDQQMLAERADDFRERRDMLAAALNATGVLDCPSADGAFYLFPGCAAAFGRTTAQGRKIDNDADFCEVLLEEQGVALVPGRAFGTPGHVRLSYAYSRASLHEAATRIARFCASMT, encoded by the coding sequence ATGCCCGACCCGTTCCGCCGCTCCACCCGCATTGACGCGGTCGAACTCTCGGAAATCCTGAAGATTTCGGAACTGGCCGAGGCGCTGAAGCGCGTGGGCCGCGACATCATCACGCTCGGCACAGGCGAGCCGGACTTCCCCACGCCACCGCACGTGATCGAGGCCGCACATCAGGCCGCACGTCGCGGCGAAACGGTCTACACGCTCACCGCCGGCACGATCGAACTCCGCGAGGCCATCGCGGACGGCTGCCAGCGGGAGAACGGCTATCGGCCCGAGATCGGCGAAATCATAGTCTCTACCGGCGCAAAACAGGTCCTCTACAACGCCTTTGCCGCGACTCTCGATCCCGGCGATGAAGTGCTGATCGTCGCGCCCTACTGGACGAGCTATCCCGACATCGTCACGGTCTGTGGCGGCAAACCGGTGGTTCTGCCGACCACGGCCGAGACCGGCTTCCGCATCACGCCCGATCAGCTGCGCGCCGCGATCAGGCCGAAGACACGGTGGCTGCTGTTGAACTCGCCCTCGAACCCTTCGGGCTCTGTGTACTCGGAGACGGACTTCGCCGCGCTCGCCGACGTCCTGCGGGTCGCGCCGCAGGTCGGCATCATGGTCGACGAGATCTACCAGCACATCTCCTACGTGCCGTTCCGCTCGTTCCGCGCGGTCGCGCCAGACCTCGCGGACCACACCCTGATCGTGAACGGCGTGTCGAAGAGCTACGCGATGACCGGTTGGCGCATCGGCTGGGGGATTGGCCCGAAGCGGCTGGCCTCCGCCATGCTCGCGGTCCAGAGCCAGATCACATCGGGCGCGTCCTCCGTCAGCCAGGCCGCGGCTGCCGCCGCGCTGAACGGCGACCAGCAAATGCTGGCCGAGCGCGCAGACGACTTCCGCGAGCGCCGCGACATGCTCGCCGCCGCGCTGAATGCGACCGGCGTCCTCGACTGCCCGTCGGCCGATGGCGCCTTCTACCTCTTTCCCGGCTGCGCCGCCGCGTTCGGGAGGACGACGGCGCAAGGCCGCAAGATCGACAACGACGCCGACTTCTGCGAGGTGCTCCTGGAGGAGCAGGGCGTCGCGCTCGTCCCCGGCCGCGCCTTCGGCACGCCGGGCCATGTCAGGCTCTCCTATGCCTATTCCCGCGCCTCGCTCCATGAGGCCGCCACCCGCATCGCGCGTTTCTGCGCGTCCATGACATGA
- a CDS encoding thiamine pyrophosphate-dependent enzyme: MDRADIVHENFLRRVASGDLPAGAVPSGPLGAAEAVAIYRAGCLSRALDRQSRDMQKAGQGFYTIGSSGHEGLAAVSAALRPTDMAFLHYRDAAFQIARAGQVPGQSITWDMALSFACSSEDPISGGRHKVLGSKALNIPPQTSTIASHLPKAVGAAYAIGAARRHKPEHRTLPEDAIVYCSFGDASANHSTAQGAFNTAQWTAYQSIPLPLLFVCEDNGIGISTKTPRGWIAATFQNRPGLKYFRCNGLDIYETFRVSQEAAHYVRTRRKPTFLHIGTIRLYGHAGADVATTYLPREEVESEEANDPLLHSVRMMAEAGALGSAEALAIYEETNARVARVAARAVARPRLTTAKDVMTSLIPPKRLCRPTNGPSAEARAAAFGADLKAMEEPQIMSRLINWALTDLMLEHPEIVMMGEDVGRKGGVYGVTQKLMSRFGPDRMIDTLLDEQSILGLAIGMAQNGFVPMPEIQFLAYLHNAEDQLRGEAATLPFFSNGQYTNPMVIRIAGLGYQKGFGGHFHNDNSVAVIRDIPGVILACPSNGADAARMLRESVRLAREEQRVVVFLEPIALYPMRDLHGERDGAWMSVYPAGNEKIPLGEVGVHGDGEDLAIVTFGNGYYLSRQVEMRLSEKGVKTRIIDLRWLSPLPADTLIEAVRGAKRILIVDETRRSGGIAEALMALFTERTDIPHARLTAEDSFIATGPAYAATMPSADAIFDTAMALTGGKT; this comes from the coding sequence ATGGACCGCGCCGATATCGTTCATGAGAATTTTCTCCGTCGGGTCGCCTCGGGCGATCTGCCGGCGGGCGCAGTGCCGTCCGGGCCCCTCGGGGCGGCGGAGGCGGTCGCGATCTACCGGGCCGGCTGCCTGAGCCGCGCACTCGACCGGCAGAGCCGGGACATGCAGAAGGCCGGGCAGGGCTTCTATACGATCGGATCGTCCGGTCATGAGGGGCTGGCCGCCGTCTCGGCGGCGCTCCGGCCGACAGACATGGCCTTTCTCCACTACCGCGATGCTGCGTTCCAGATCGCGCGCGCGGGACAGGTGCCGGGCCAGTCGATCACTTGGGACATGGCTCTCAGCTTTGCCTGCTCGTCCGAGGACCCGATCTCGGGCGGGCGGCACAAGGTTCTGGGGTCGAAGGCGCTCAACATCCCGCCGCAGACCTCGACCATCGCATCGCATCTGCCGAAGGCGGTCGGTGCCGCCTACGCCATCGGCGCGGCGCGGCGACACAAGCCGGAGCATCGGACGCTGCCCGAAGACGCCATCGTCTATTGCTCCTTCGGCGACGCCTCGGCCAATCATTCGACGGCCCAGGGCGCGTTCAATACGGCGCAGTGGACCGCCTACCAGTCGATCCCGCTGCCTTTGCTCTTCGTCTGCGAGGACAACGGGATCGGGATTTCGACCAAGACGCCGAGGGGCTGGATCGCCGCGACCTTCCAGAACCGGCCAGGGCTGAAGTACTTCCGCTGCAACGGTCTCGATATCTACGAGACGTTCCGAGTGTCGCAGGAGGCCGCGCATTACGTCCGCACCCGCAGGAAACCGACATTTCTCCATATCGGCACGATCCGGCTTTACGGACACGCAGGTGCGGACGTGGCCACGACCTATCTTCCGCGCGAGGAGGTCGAGAGCGAGGAGGCGAACGACCCGCTTCTTCATTCCGTGCGCATGATGGCCGAGGCGGGGGCACTCGGTTCCGCCGAGGCGCTGGCGATCTATGAAGAGACGAACGCGCGCGTGGCGCGCGTCGCGGCGAGGGCGGTGGCGCGGCCGCGGCTCACGACCGCGAAGGACGTGATGACGAGCCTCATTCCGCCGAAGCGCCTGTGCCGCCCGACGAACGGTCCCTCGGCCGAAGCACGCGCCGCGGCGTTCGGGGCGGATCTGAAGGCGATGGAGGAACCCCAGATCATGTCGCGGCTGATCAACTGGGCGCTCACCGACCTGATGCTGGAACATCCCGAGATCGTCATGATGGGCGAGGATGTCGGCCGCAAGGGCGGGGTCTACGGCGTGACGCAGAAGCTCATGAGCCGTTTTGGCCCGGACCGGATGATCGACACGCTTCTCGACGAGCAGTCGATCCTCGGTCTGGCGATCGGCATGGCGCAGAACGGGTTCGTGCCGATGCCGGAGATTCAGTTCCTCGCCTATCTGCACAATGCCGAGGATCAGCTCAGAGGCGAGGCGGCGACCCTGCCGTTCTTCTCGAACGGGCAGTACACAAACCCGATGGTCATCCGGATCGCCGGGCTCGGCTACCAGAAAGGCTTCGGCGGTCATTTCCACAACGACAATTCCGTCGCCGTGATCCGCGACATTCCCGGCGTGATCCTCGCCTGCCCCTCGAACGGGGCCGACGCGGCGCGGATGCTGCGCGAAAGCGTGCGGCTTGCGCGGGAGGAGCAGCGGGTCGTCGTGTTCCTGGAACCCATCGCGCTTTACCCCATGCGGGACCTCCACGGCGAGAGGGACGGCGCCTGGATGAGTGTCTATCCTGCCGGAAACGAGAAAATTCCACTGGGCGAGGTCGGTGTGCACGGTGACGGCGAGGACCTCGCCATTGTCACATTCGGCAACGGCTATTACCTCTCCCGGCAGGTGGAAATGCGGCTGTCCGAAAAGGGCGTGAAGACCCGCATTATCGACCTGCGCTGGCTGTCGCCCCTGCCTGCCGACACGCTGATCGAGGCGGTCAGGGGCGCGAAACGGATCCTGATCGTCGACGAGACACGCCGCTCGGGCGGCATCGCCGAGGCGCTGATGGCGCTTTTCACTGAGCGGACTGACATTCCCCATGCGCGGCTGACGGCCGAGGACAGCTTCATCGCCACGGGACCCGCCTACGCGGCTACTATGCCGTCCGCAGATGCCATCTTTGACACGGCGATGGCGCTCACCGGGGGCAAAACATGA